One part of the Glycine max cultivar Williams 82 chromosome 14, Glycine_max_v4.0, whole genome shotgun sequence genome encodes these proteins:
- the LOC102665889 gene encoding protein PLASTID MOVEMENT IMPAIRED 2-like — MGTSNSTRWEWNLTWRRDLLESELLLADTFIGDLAQQQVHPHREDKWIWKHDHSGYYSSKSGYDLIWRKLMGSLQTSDFVDLWKLKIPAKSATFGWRLIKDRNGDILKYEGVTLAKYKYTKELYKLHISRSNWKESEEPIVLQTITEELQATRKELALVREQGFQFMASLDVIRNEFKHVTAETDRLKKKKGKVDSTVQNLNFKILRAMSKLEPVSAAEEKARSIVMSKNRITIFSIFLLGGGHHLRYMEGMFRANGGCGYVKKPDILLNVGPNNEYEYLTNHAASAEEIADKKVAAADTWIEALKASEKEILMETKIAQREAKESKL, encoded by the exons ATGGGAACCAGTAACAGCACCAGATGGGAATGGAATCTCACTTGGAGAAGGGATCTTTTAGAATCAGAGCTACTGTTGGCGGATACCTTTATTGGGGATTTAGCTCAGCAGCAAGTTCATCCTCATAGGGAAGATAAGTGGATATGGAAGCATGACCACAGTGGATATTACTCATCAAAAAGCGGGTATGACCTGATATGGAGAAAGCTAATGGGGTCACTCCAGACTTCTGATTTTGTGGACCTATGGAAATTAAAAATCCCTGCCAAATCAGCTACCTTCGGTTGGAGATTGATCAAAGACAG GAATGGGGACATCCTCAAATATGAGGGTGTTACACTAGCCAAATATAAATACACAAAAGAGTTGTATAAACTGCACATTTCCAGAAGCAATTGGAAGGAATCAGAAGAACCTATAGTGTTACAAACTATAACAGAAGAATTGCAAGCAACTAGGAAAGAATTAGCTTTGGTTAGAGAACAAGGTTTCCAGTTTATGGCCTCTTTGGATGTCATAAGAAATGAGTTCAAGCATGTCACTGCTGAGACAGAtaggttgaagaagaagaaagggaaagtAGACTCAACAGTTCAAAATCTGAATTTCAAGATTTTGAGAGCAATGTCTAAATTAGAACCTGTGTCTGCTGCTGAGGAAAAGGCCAGATCCATAGTCATGAGCAAAAACCGCATCACAATCTTCTCTATATTCTTATTA GGTGGTGGGCACCATCTTAGGTACATGGAAGGAATGTTCAGAGCCAATGGTGGTTGTGGTTATGTTAAGAAACCAGACATACTGTTGAATGTTGGTCCCAACAATGAG TATGAGTATCTAACAAATCATGCAGCCTCAGCAGAAGAAATTGCTGATAAAAAAGTAGCAGCAGCTGACACATGGATTGAAGCTCTCAAGGCCAGCGAGAAGGAAATACTGATGGAAACAAAAATAGCTCAAAGAGAAGCCAAAGAATCAAAATTGTAG